The Malus domestica chromosome 08, GDT2T_hap1 genomic interval TTGTTGATCAAACTTACTACTACTTTCTTTTGCAGGCCAATTCAGTAGAATGGATCTTTTTAGTCATTAGCCTCTGCGTAGAAATTGTATCAGCTGCTTGTGATCAGGCTTCCTCCCCAAGCAAGCCCGGCTATGCACTTTCTGGTATGCTCTTGGCTATTGCAGCTGTACTCATTTGCATATGGGAGCTCATTCacaaagggagagaagaaaaCTTTGTGCGGTGGAAGCAGCGGGGAATACGGTCATGGATTTACTACATGCTTTTGGGTTCTCTCCCTAATATTTACGGATTACTTGGTGGTATCACTCAGTTTGTTTTTTCAACAGTTCAATATGCTTACTTAATCCGGCGTGCTGAAACTCCGATCAAACTGTCCCTTTTGCCTACTGTCTTTCTTATATGTTTGATTACTACGAGATTAAGCAGGAAACGAATGCAGACCGTAGATAAGACTGGTGAACATACAGCATAGGCAAAGAATGGCTGCGAGTAAATAGAAAGGATGGATTCTTTGGAAAAACGTATATCTAGGCATGTGGATATAGTTATTTGTCCATTTTGGGGTGACGTTTCGTGTTCTGTTTTGATTGTGCCTATTTTGTGTTGTAAAACTTTTGTATCGTAATGTGCTGATAAGATTCATCTGTAAAATCTTCCAAAGATTCCATGGAACTCTGTTCTTTGGTTCATAGCGTTCAACGTCAAATTCTTATCATCATCATATTATTTTTGGCATTTTTGTATCCCATAAAATTGGTCTCGCGTTTCTTCTGTTCTAACACACTTATCAGAGTGATTTTTACACTCCTTTTGTATTTCTAACCATTGGATCGAATGAATCAAAGGAGAATCAAGGTCTCGCGTTTCTTCTGTTCCAACACACTTATCAAATTGATTTTTACACTCCTTTTGTATTTCTAACCATTGAATCGAATGAATCAAAGGAGAATCAAGGGACTTATTAATGAGGGGTGAAGAAGGTGAAAAGGGGAGTGCAGACATCACTCCCCTCGCTTACTATACCTACACATCCAACAGAAATCCTGCATGTTGAGCGGAGCTGATATGCTGCGGCTCTATTGCAGCTTGTATCATTGCCTCAATCTCCATCTTTCCAAGAGGCTTCCCCATGGAAACCACAGAGCGATCATAGTAGAACTCTTCAATACATTCTCGCAATTGTTTTCCAAGGCCGTAAGGTCCACCAACGCTGAACAACGATAGTCTTGAAGCTCCCTACAGAAAGGAAAAACAATAGTGTTGCCTACAGTAAGAAGTTCCGAAGTTATTATACTCCACTCACCTCATCTTCCCAGCATCCCCAGACAACTCTGCCATCTGCTCCGACCCTATGTCTTTTTCGTGCTCATCCAACAGCACGACCTACAAGCACAAGATTACAAAATGAAAATATAGAAACTAGTATAACAGCTCTGAGCCTTTAACAATACAATTGAATCTGCATAACGCTTTAAGCAAAGAGTGCTCAGACTGTACCCAATCATCGACAGCATTGCCTTCATGATCAACCTCAGCCTTTGAATCACTACACAAAAGGTAACTAAATTAAACTCTACAACAAGATATGATCCGTAAACCCACAATACGAACAATTCCTCCATGCGTCGGTCCAATATTCATAATTACAGGAAAAAGTTCTTCTGAGTATCTTAGAAAAGCATGTGTCCATTCAGGTTAAGTACAAAGACTGTGATGATATAGGTCAAATAAGATGGCCAGTACCGTGCATTTTTAGGATTTTTCCCGACGTGAACATCATCAACACAGCAGTACGAGTTGTACGCCTTgcgatctcttcttcctttacTGATCTTATTCGTATGGGAATTGGTCTCTGCCCAAAATCAAAACCACTTCAAATCGGAAAGAAAACCTCAAAATTTGAGGTCCAACAAACACAGTAGCCAATTGCTAAGAGATTGACACGATCAACAAGACACAGCAAACTGATACTTCATTGTTCACATGATAAGCGGGTTCAATCAAACACAAATGTAAACCAAATTTACCAGTTACTCAAAAGATTCGACAAAATCAAGATCATTCAGCAAACTGATAAATCCTTGCTATATCAATGGATACATTGTTGGGTCACAAAAATCGGACAAAGACAGTTCCGTTCTGGAGATAAAACCGACTGTTTCGCAATGCAACAAAGTGATAAAACAGTTCTCATTCTTTACATTTCTTCCTAGCTGCTTGGCCCGTAGTAGGTATCTGGTTTACGTCTTCATAAAATCCGCATGTAAAAGTGTGTACATTGTAAAAATGATTACAGTAAGAGCTGGAGAGAGCTAACCACTGCTTGACCTGTGTATTTTGCAGTCTCTACCTGAAAAGTTTAAGCAACTTCGGATAAAATAACCATTAACGAAGAATATAACGGCATCACAAGGGTTTCGAGATAAAAAATAACCCGAAGGAAGAGCAGAGATAATGGTATCGGGACGGGAACTAAGCATGACAACCATGTATATAGGAAGAAAGACAAAGAATAGTACTTGCAGCTCCGAATGTGGAAGAAAACGAGAAAAGGACGAACATTGCATTGCAATTCAAAGGGTTCAAAAATACGAAATTAGACGTACGAAAAATGTCCCGGACTTTATTTACTGAAGACTTTTGCTTAAATGTAAAGTGTGAAAACTTCCTTTGTATTTATTTCATATTACAGAAAATGCAAGCTCACTGTAAAATCATGGCATCCTGCATTCATGCACAAATTctacatgccaatgacatgccccAAAATTATCAAATAACTGCAATTAACCAGTACATAATTCTTGGTCAAAAGTTATAAACTTGCAATTGGGTGGgacaaaaaccaaattttgcATGAATTCTGAGACAAAATACCAACCTTTGAGTTTGAAAATTCCAACTCACACTTCTCTgagctctctctctttttctagcACTTGGCAACGGCTAATGGTTGCCGCTGACCCCAAGGCCTAAATCTGGGGACAGCGGCGGTAGGTTTTTTCTCCAACATTGTGGTAAAGATTCTTATTGGTTTTGTATGTAATGCAAACCAATAAGAACTCCCTACATTTTTATGCATAAAATGGATGGGACCAActtaggaaaaaaaatcatacaCACCCCCCCTTAcacattttatgaaaatattcgaCAATTATTGTGGATTTATAGATTGGACAGCTATAAGCTTTCCCTAATTTTTCTTAACCCCTAATCTCCccctaaattaataaataatcatTTATTAATATTACCATAATTCACTGGCTGAAGTGTTCATCGCCCAAAAACCATCCAATTCCCTCAATTGTCCAGAACCAGAGATTCACACCCTCCTCCTTTTACCATATACTCACAATGCCTCACATCGCCATTTCCCATCGCCTCATACTTCTCCCCACATTCCCGCCGAACCCGCTTCCCCTCTGAGAAGCTGAAACATCACCTGCACCTGCATTTGAACATTTTTGATTGATTGAAGCTAATTTCCTCACCGCACCCAGGTTTTTATTTCCCTCACCCATCAAGATTCTTCcgtttttgctcaccaccaacACCGTTTATTGTTTCCGATATTAACACAGAGGTTGATCTTTGCGTTATGTTTTCAAAGTCTGTggctttttttctgttttttcactcacacccaaattttgataaatcaatgttttgatgaaatGTGTTGAAATTTGATGCTTTAGGGGTTTTTTTCAAAAGGGTATTCGTTAAATTGTGAAAAGTTGTTTTCTTTCTAGTTGGTTGATCCAAAAATGCGTCTGAAATGATGTTATTTGTGTTGCAAGTTACAGCAGCTTCTTAGTTTACAGGAAATAAAGCGAAGAATGCGAAAAAGGGACTGAATGAGAGGTTCTGTGTTGCCTTCGATCCAGATGAAAAAGTCGTTCGCATGGCGGCCGCAACTGATGAGAGATACGGTGATGTCTAAGTCAAGGTCGCGTCCAGCGTTGAGAAGACCAACATGGATCATTGCATTGGTTTCGTTCATCTGTGTTTTTCTGATACTTGCCTACTTCTACTCTCCGAAAAACTCTGCCTCCTGCAATCTGTTTTCTTCTAGTGGCTGTCTGTTTGGAAGGACTCCCCCTAGCCCTGCGAGGGAGCTGACCGATGATGAGACTGCGTCAGAGGTTGTAGTTAGGGAGATTCTCAAGACACCTCCTCTTCAATCCAAGAACCCGAAAATTGCTTTCATGTTTTTGACTCCCGGAACTTTGCCTTTCGAGGAATTGTGGGAAAATTTCTTCCAAGTAAGGCTATGGCTCTTTATGACTTTCATTACTTTTATTTGCGTTTTATTCATCAAAGAATCATATGGATAGACGTATTTGTTGAACTGCATTCAGAAGTTTGGTAGTCTAGCGTTACAATATTAGGCATTTCCTACGGCAGCCATGACTGAGAAGTACTAACCATAGTTTGAAATCGTATTGCGTAAGGTGTCACCTGGGAGGTACCGCTATGCAATCTCGCACTATGTAGCGATTCCACGTAAGCTATTCGATACTTGCATAGCATAAAATagtaacaaataaaatatatgtacTTGCACCATAACACATAATTTCACAACAATTTCACTTGAAGAATAACCCACCAAAATACAACTAATTCAAGTTCAAAAAGACAATACACTTAAAATACAACATTCATTAAACCTTAACACTCCATCCAAAATCACTGCTCAGTCAAGCAACTCTCAGTaaagagcttcagaaatcaaaaacTCGCACCACAAACCAGAATCATAAGCTAAATGCCGAAACAAAACTAATAAACGTGCTTTAGAGGAGTCAGGCATGGATGAAGGAGGCGTCAGGTCGCAGGTGTGGAGGAAGGAGGGGTAATTGGAGGAGGCGCCGCATGGTGAACTGAATCTGGGACTCTGGGTGTAGccaagaggaagaggaaaacaatgttttttcccaaaatcagcgttgttttgagttttaaatttaaaaatatatatatgtaagccTTGGTACCAACAGCAGAGGTTTCTtaactaaaatatatatatgtaagctTTGGTGTAGTTAATGCTCGGCTCTGCAATGTAATTGTATCTCCCGTGACTATAGTTTCGGtttatccagttacaattactgTCAAATTGGTGCCAGTCTTTCGATCGCCTGAGGAAAAGGTAGTTGCTTTAGAGTTCTTAGTATGTTAACTCGAAGGGACTTATTGAAAACATATGTTATTTCAACAGATAGGATAAACATGTGCTTGGAGTTTTCAACACCTTTTTTCTGTGGAATATATTACCGCCTGTTGAATCCCCATTTATATAAGCTTGGTGTGGAATATATCTGCTAACTTTAGTTGCTGAAATGTTTCGTTATATATAGTGAACAGCTAATTCAATGTCTAACAAAAATGACATGGTTTTTCTAGGGCCATGAAGACAAATTTACCGTTTATGTACATGCATCCAAGGAAAAGCCAGTACATGCGAGCCGGTATTTTGCTGACAGAGACATACATAGTGAACAGGTATGCAGAGCCTCTCGGATAATGCTTACAGTAcagtattattttttttcctgacCAACACACATGGTTTTCTTTAAAGATGCCATTAATCATAAATTCTCAGGTCGTTTGGGGAAAATTTTCGATGGTTGAGGCAGAGAAGAGACTTTTGGCAAATGCACTTTTAGACCCCGACAACCAACATTTTGTCTTGCTTTCTGATAGGTCATTGCATTGAAACAACTTTTGCAATGAGGTTCTTCTAACGGAATTTTGCTAGTTCTTCCCATTgattttgttttacattttGGTTTCAGTTGCATACCACTGCATAACTTCGATTATGTATATAACTATCTCATGTACACAAACGTCAGCTTTATCGATTGGTAAGCAAACTATATTTTACAAAAGAAAACCTGATGCAATTCTCAAAATTCTTTCCTGCTAGTAATTGGGACTTTCTTATTCCATCTACTTTGCTCTATGTCTAGTTTTGTTGATCCTGGTCCACATGGAACTGGCCGGTATTCAAAACATATGTTGCCTGAAGTTGACAGGAGCAATTTCCGGAAGGGTTCACAGGTAATTCAGCATATACTTTCCATAAAAATAACTTTGAGATTACATATTTGGTTCGGAACTTCTGCATAAGATACACAGCTCTGGAAACAGTTTCAAATCTTGTTGCATTTGTAAAGTTAATTTCTTCTCAGTCCATTGTATTAATGCTGGATGGATGAGGCAAGATAGCACATGAGAAGCTGGATTACGTCCTTTGCAAATATGGTTCTTCGATTTGTAAGATAATTTCTTAGTTTTATTATTCAACTTCACAGAATCAGTAATTGTGCAAACTGGATATGGGAATCTACACAATCAGTGACCTATGTTAGACATTTAAGCAGTGCAAATTTTAGGTTGGATTCATCTTATCTTGGTGCATCATCAGTCAGAATGATTCGATGCAAATGTTATGTTTAACCGACGGGGGAGATTTTCTTTGTCAGTCCCCATATGAAACCATAAAAAGAAGCCGGGCTACATGTTTCGTAAATATGTCCTTTACAGTGAATTAAACTTCTGTAAGATCGGTTCCTATGAGTATATTTCTGATTCATATAATCTTTTCACCTGTTCCAATTCACCTGAGCTCCTCTCCCCTATCTTTGTCCTAAGTGTACAAATTATTGCAACGTTTGGATTGGTTTGTCGTTCTTGTGCacatttatttgtttatattaacgAAACACTGGATCAACAAGAGGAGTTTTGGTATATAACACGCTCGTTGATCAGATGTAGATTTGTGCAAACGCAGTTGATATTTCAAGATATAGGGCTGGATTTAATCGACATTTTTACTGCAGTGGTTCTCTATTAAGCGGCAACACGCAATTGTCATGATGGCGGACAGTCTATACTATACAAAGTTCAAGCTTTTCTGCAGGGTAAATCTCTTCTTTATTGTGATGTGCTTTTGTCAACGTTCATGAGAAAAAAAACTTCCAATCAATCTCTTGCTCATGATGTTTTTTTACTTTCTCAGCCAAACTTGGATGGACGCAACTGCTATTCGGATGAGCATTACTTGCCAACCTTCTTCAATGTCAGCACATtaaactgtttgtttctttgcaattcgaACTGCATTTTCACTCcctttttaatttctttgcTGCCGCCAacttactttttctttttcccattAATGGTTTTCAGCTGAAAGATCCTGGTGGACTCGCAAATTGGTCTGTAACATATGTCGATTGGTCTGAAGGGAAGTGGCATCCAAGAGCGTTCAGAACTCAGGATGTTACTTATGACCTTCTTAGGAACATCACGGTATGGTCTAGAGAAGTGCATTTTCTTTAACCCtcacttcattttcttcatttcaCGCTCTCATGTATCGATATTTTCTCATCCATTTCAGTCCATTGCTGAGAGCACGCATATTACAAGCGAAGACAAGGTACAATCTTAAACAACCCTTCTGGTGTGGTAACCATACGTAGTCAGTAACACTATGATCACCAATTTTGTATCCCAAATAATGTGTCAGCGGTATGAACGAGCACGTTTGTTTCTAACATGATATCATATCATATCACCTGCCACGTCATTTGGCGAATAAATTTGACGACCCTTGTACTATTTTTTGACTGGTTGGCGTTTACTTGCTGCAGAAGCGAATTCTGAACACTCCGTGCTTGTGGAACGGGATGAAGCGACCGTGTTATCTATTTGCCCGAAAGTTCTATCCAGAAACACTGGGGAAACTGGTTCAGCTTTTCTCCAATTACACAAAAGTCTAAatcctttttggttttttggccATCCAATTGCTTCCTCATCAGCTCCATGTCCTGGTATATATGTCTTATATGGGTTTGATTGGTGGGTTGAGAGGCTGCTGGCTGTTCCTGTATATtgttttgcctttttttttttttttgttatttgtgtATTTTAAATTACTGAAATTTGAATGAGACTGCATtcaatttcaggtttttttttttttactttctgtaaagaaattaatgaaattttggATTTAGTTTTGAATAGATGGTGACATGTCCAGTTAagattaattattttagttcaCAGATTCGAGTGGTGGAAACAACCTATTTACAAAGCAAAAGGAAGGCTACGTACAATAAACGTTCCTTCGCCAACCCTCGCAAAGCAAGGAGCCTTATTGAATTAGGTTCAGCCCCCTTTTTTGGTTGTTGAAACAGTTAGGTCCTCTTTGTTTTAGACATTCTAGTAATTGTACAgacttttattttgattcaagtgatTTAGTAAACAGCTTACATTCAATCAGAACCATTCTAAAATTCAGTTCTCCTCAATTAACGCCTCCTCAATCCAATGCCACCTAttttaattacaaataaataaacgaACCATAAATGGAATTCCATCACTTTTATGTTGTGTTGTTCAATCAACCGTCATATGCATTGTTGGATTAGTTTACATTAATGATGGATAATCACCTACTTATTATTTGAAGTTAGGTCATGAATTCGAGTCGTAGAAACAACCTTCTTGCAAAGTAAAAGTAATGTAACGTAAAATAGACATTCATCTCCCGATCCTTGCAAAACGAGGAGCCTTATTGGCTTGAGATTGCCcaagtttttgtttgtttgtaatAGTTAGGTCCTCTCTGTTTTGGAGGTTTGGCTAGTGTTCTTTCCTTGCTTCTACTGTTGTACCTTGTTTGTTTTCGTTAAGGGTCAGTTACCCGCACCCAGCATTGATATGTCTCCTTCCCTCACCAATGCCCATTGGTAATTGTACAGACTTTCATAGTCTAATtcaagtgaattagtaaacaacttatattcaATTAGTACCATTATGGAATTCAattctcctcaattcaattccatcTATTTGGTTGGGTTATTAGTTGTTTGTGGGTCGGATCCTCCTTTTtggcttttatttttcttcaggGTTTTGTGGCTCCTTTGACTGATCCCTAGTGGCACCACTTTCCCTGACTAGATCTGTGGCGGCCTTGCCTTGCTAGGGTCATGGTTGCGGTGGATCTCACTTGCGAAGTGGTAATGTTGCAAGTTTAGATGGGCTAATCATTAGAGACAAGCCAACTGGAGGATTTCGCTTCTTGAATTAGTGTAAATCAGTGTAGCTTGTTTGAACCACATTTAGTGGATAATGTCTCGGCTTATGAGTGATGTAGCCCTGCGTGTTACAACCACCCCCTAATTATTCGTATTACATGTTGTTTTACCCCcaaactgccacgtggcagcacccTAACTAAcctcatttttctctctttcagtCCTTCACCCCGTGACCcctctttccttctctctttgTTTCTCTGCACTtctatctatctctctctcttgaaaccttctcgtctctctccttctctttcCCGTGAACACACACATTCACAACTGCATCACCTGCGAGGAAGGCATCATCACCATcaacctcttcttcctctccctttctctctcggGGCAGCTGGGACTGTGGAACCCAGGAACTCTCCGGCGAGTTCCCTTGATTTTCTGGTTAGGTAAGATTCGGATTACCTCAAATTCGTCTTTGTTGTTGTGTGGTTGAGATATATTAAGCTTTAAATCGTCGTTTTTACAAGGTTTTTAAAGGAAATCGGCTCGGGTATGCCAAACCCATCTCAGGCGAGCCTGTGGCTGTCGAGGGGATTTTCGGTCACCTTCGACCGTTCTATGGCAAACCAAAGGTAGTAAACTTCTCCTTTCACCTTGTGTTTTCGTTTAGTACCTAGACCGGAGTCTAGGACCCTCGTTTTTAGTCGGTCGGAGGTGTAGAAGCTCTGGTGTTCATTCTCGGCGAGATTAGACCTTTTAGGCCCTGTAGAAGAACCCAGGGCCTTGGGCCTTCACCCAAGCCCAAACCATTTGaaaacccaacccaaaaccctttttaaaa includes:
- the LOC103441380 gene encoding glycosyltransferase BC10-like isoform X1, which codes for MRGSVLPSIQMKKSFAWRPQLMRDTVMSKSRSRPALRRPTWIIALVSFICVFLILAYFYSPKNSASCNLFSSSGCLFGRTPPSPARELTDDETASEVVVREILKTPPLQSKNPKIAFMFLTPGTLPFEELWENFFQGHEDKFTVYVHASKEKPVHASRYFADRDIHSEQMPLIINSQVVWGKFSMVEAEKRLLANALLDPDNQHFVLLSDSCIPLHNFDYVYNYLMYTNVSFIDCFVDPGPHGTGRYSKHMLPEVDRSNFRKGSQWFSIKRQHAIVMMADSLYYTKFKLFCRPNLDGRNCYSDEHYLPTFFNLKDPGGLANWSVTYVDWSEGKWHPRAFRTQDVTYDLLRNITSIAESTHITSEDKKRILNTPCLWNGMKRPCYLFARKFYPETLGKLVQLFSNYTKV
- the LOC103441380 gene encoding glycosyltransferase BC10-like isoform X3; the encoded protein is MKKSFAWRPQLMRDTVMSKSRSRPALRRPTWIIALVSFICVFLILAYFYSPKNSASCNLFSSSGCLFGRTPPSPARELTDDETASEVVVREILKTPPLQSKNPKIAFMFLTPGTLPFEELWENFFQGHEDKFTVYVHASKEKPVHASRYFADRDIHSEQMPLIINSQVVWGKFSMVEAEKRLLANALLDPDNQHFVLLSDSCIPLHNFDYVYNYLMYTNVSFIDCFVDPGPHGTGRYSKHMLPEVDRSNFRKGSQWFSIKRQHAIVMMADSLYYTKFKLFCRPNLDGRNCYSDEHYLPTFFNLKDPGGLANWSVTYVDWSEGKWHPRAFRTQDVTYDLLRNITSIAESTHITSEDKKRILNTPCLWNGMKRPCYLFARKFYPETLGKLVQLFSNYTKV
- the LOC103441380 gene encoding glycosyltransferase BC10-like isoform X2, which encodes MRGSVLPSIQMKKSFAWRPQLMRDTVMSKSRSRPALRRPTWIIALVSFICVFLILAYFYSPKNSASCNLFSSSGCLFGRTPPSPARELTDDETASEVVVREILKTPPLQSKNPKIAFMFLTPGTLPFEELWENFFQGHEDKFTVYVHASKEKPVHASRYFADRDIHSEQVVWGKFSMVEAEKRLLANALLDPDNQHFVLLSDSCIPLHNFDYVYNYLMYTNVSFIDCFVDPGPHGTGRYSKHMLPEVDRSNFRKGSQWFSIKRQHAIVMMADSLYYTKFKLFCRPNLDGRNCYSDEHYLPTFFNLKDPGGLANWSVTYVDWSEGKWHPRAFRTQDVTYDLLRNITSIAESTHITSEDKKRILNTPCLWNGMKRPCYLFARKFYPETLGKLVQLFSNYTKV